One stretch of Sporosarcina luteola DNA includes these proteins:
- a CDS encoding DMT family transporter — MEKPTIHPYIPIIIGVISVALSAIFVKLATADAGVIAFYRMLFTVVLMLPLFLAKYRKEVFLLTKKDWIFSAVAGVFLAFHFILWFESLNYTSVASSTVLVTLQPIFAFVGTYFFFKEKLSFKTILSAVIAIAGSVIISWSDFQLSGTAFFGDMLALAACALITAYLLFGQEVRKRLSLITYTFLLYSISTVTLFFYVLLKGESFGPHSTSNWFWFFMLALIPNLLGHSLFNWAVKWVSTNVISIAILFEPVGASLLAFYILHEKLSAAQITGGIVVIAGILLFIIDVKKIRDKLFIKKA; from the coding sequence TTGGAAAAACCTACTATTCACCCTTATATCCCGATTATCATCGGCGTCATATCCGTGGCGCTCTCAGCAATCTTCGTAAAACTTGCAACTGCTGATGCCGGCGTCATAGCCTTCTATCGTATGTTGTTCACGGTTGTTCTCATGCTTCCGCTATTCCTTGCAAAGTATAGGAAGGAAGTTTTTCTTCTGACGAAAAAAGACTGGATCTTTTCGGCAGTAGCCGGAGTTTTTCTGGCCTTTCATTTCATTCTATGGTTCGAATCGTTGAATTACACGTCTGTTGCAAGCTCAACCGTACTCGTTACGTTGCAGCCGATCTTTGCATTTGTCGGCACATATTTCTTCTTTAAAGAAAAGCTGTCGTTTAAAACGATCTTGTCGGCAGTAATTGCAATTGCCGGGAGTGTCATCATCAGTTGGAGTGACTTCCAATTAAGCGGAACCGCTTTTTTCGGTGATATGCTTGCCTTAGCCGCCTGTGCGCTTATTACTGCGTATTTGCTCTTCGGACAAGAAGTGCGTAAACGGCTTTCTCTTATTACGTATACGTTTCTTCTATACTCAATCAGTACAGTTACACTCTTTTTTTATGTTCTACTAAAGGGGGAGTCATTCGGTCCGCATTCAACTTCAAATTGGTTCTGGTTCTTCATGCTCGCACTCATACCCAATCTGCTAGGGCACTCGTTATTCAATTGGGCAGTTAAGTGGGTGAGTACAAACGTCATCTCAATAGCCATTCTTTTTGAACCGGTAGGCGCGTCGCTTCTTGCGTTCTATATTCTGCATGAGAAGCTCTCCGCAGCGCAAATAACCGGCGGAATCGTTGTCATAGCTGGCATTCTGTTGTTTATTATCGATGTGAAAAAGATTCGTGATAAATTATTTATAAAAAAGGCTTGA
- a CDS encoding MgtC/SapB family protein, which produces MEWIINNSMYPEVLIKIAIALGLSLIIGVEREIKKKPIGLKTSAVISTFSCLLTIVSIEAAYLVPARDDINVTMDPLRLAAQIVSGIGFLGAGAILRRDNDNITGLTTAAMIWGAASIGIAVGAGFYIEAAFAVVSILFVIEVIAPLLAKFGPKRIRSKEAACIVVVSDKSKIDDLIGILNAENMKVENLRIRKLHSDSKPSVHEVDFRLNALPRKGTTQLYTELTELPYIESVEIEIFP; this is translated from the coding sequence ATGGAATGGATCATCAATAATTCAATGTATCCGGAAGTATTGATTAAAATCGCAATTGCTCTAGGTTTAAGTTTAATTATCGGAGTAGAGAGGGAAATTAAGAAGAAGCCAATCGGTTTAAAAACGAGTGCAGTCATCTCTACCTTCAGTTGCCTATTGACGATTGTCTCAATAGAAGCAGCTTATCTAGTTCCTGCTAGGGATGATATTAACGTGACGATGGACCCCTTGCGACTTGCTGCACAAATAGTAAGCGGGATTGGATTCCTCGGTGCGGGTGCTATTTTAAGAAGAGATAACGATAACATTACGGGTCTAACGACAGCTGCAATGATCTGGGGAGCAGCAAGCATCGGAATTGCAGTCGGCGCAGGCTTTTACATCGAAGCTGCATTTGCTGTAGTGAGCATACTCTTTGTTATTGAGGTGATTGCACCTCTTCTAGCCAAGTTCGGCCCAAAAAGAATCCGATCAAAGGAGGCAGCATGCATTGTCGTCGTGTCGGATAAAAGTAAAATCGATGACCTCATCGGGATTTTGAATGCCGAGAATATGAAAGTGGAAAACCTGCGTATCCGCAAATTACACTCTGACTCTAAACCTTCAGTGCATGAAGTCGATTTTCGTCTAAACGCCCTCCCCAGAAAGGGAACTACACAATTATACACTGAACTGACCGAGCTCCCTTATATTGAATCGGTCGAAATAGAAATCTTTCCTTAA
- a CDS encoding cation diffusion facilitator family transporter: MRDILRLLKDGNKPSLLAGTVNAGIAILKAIAYMLTGNVAMFAEMLHSLGDAANQFFVYIGSALSKKAPTPKFPNGFGRVVNLVCLGAVIIVGIMSYEAVKEGWHHILNPAETKGLVINLSVLGLATLLEFFVLLKASKEIAHETGNDLSGMKAFTFSLTHLNKAKPATKLVFMEDMVATIGGLLAFMAVLIAHFVGFLQAEGIASVIIGIMMFYVVGRVFLENARGAIGETDEEMLNHIAQIIAEDPDIKDIQKVEVIKEGEYLHVEVIAEVDPSQTVAYIDDVRDRLMALVLKQKGVREALISFDEDDGIKTWQGVNETTMSEETRRKLPEIKKQRAE; the protein is encoded by the coding sequence ATGAGAGATATTTTACGACTACTGAAGGATGGCAATAAGCCATCACTGCTGGCAGGCACAGTCAACGCCGGTATTGCCATCCTTAAAGCAATCGCCTATATGTTAACTGGTAACGTAGCGATGTTTGCGGAAATGCTGCACTCCTTGGGAGATGCGGCAAATCAATTCTTTGTATATATCGGTTCCGCCTTGTCCAAGAAGGCGCCAACCCCGAAATTCCCGAATGGCTTCGGCAGGGTTGTCAATCTTGTCTGTTTGGGTGCCGTCATCATCGTCGGCATCATGTCGTATGAAGCAGTGAAGGAAGGTTGGCATCATATATTGAATCCGGCCGAAACAAAAGGACTCGTTATCAATTTAAGTGTCCTCGGCTTGGCCACTTTACTGGAGTTCTTCGTCCTATTGAAGGCTTCCAAGGAGATTGCGCATGAGACCGGGAATGACCTATCCGGAATGAAAGCATTCACCTTCAGCTTAACTCATTTGAATAAAGCCAAGCCCGCTACTAAATTGGTCTTCATGGAAGACATGGTTGCAACTATAGGCGGTTTATTGGCATTCATGGCGGTCTTGATTGCCCATTTCGTTGGATTCCTTCAAGCTGAAGGGATTGCATCCGTGATAATTGGAATTATGATGTTTTACGTCGTCGGAAGGGTGTTCCTAGAGAATGCCAGGGGGGCAATCGGTGAGACCGATGAAGAGATGTTGAACCATATTGCACAAATTATTGCTGAAGATCCCGATATAAAAGATATCCAAAAAGTCGAAGTAATTAAAGAAGGTGAATACCTTCATGTCGAAGTGATTGCCGAGGTGGATCCTTCACAAACTGTCGCATATATCGATGATGTAAGGGACAGGCTAATGGCTTTGGTGCTGAAGCAGAAAGGCGTTCGGGAGGCATTGATATCTTTCGATGAAGACGACGGCATCAAAACTTGGCAAGGGGTGAACGAGACAACTATGTCTGAAGAGACACGAAGGAAACTGCCGGAAATTAAAAAGCAGAGGGCGGAATGA
- a CDS encoding iron-containing alcohol dehydrogenase — translation MKEFVFQNPVKLIFGKNSITKLAQELSAYGNRILIVYGGGSIKRNGLYDELVEILKEEQKEVFELAGVEPNPRVSTARKGAALCKEHNIDFILAVGGGSVIDCTKLIATAAKYDGDPWDFVIKKDSPKDAIPFGTILTLAATGSEMNAGSVITNEETEEKYGWGGPFNFPKFSILDPTYTLSLPKDQTVYGIVDMMSHIFEQYFHSATNTPLQDELCEGALRAIMAAGEELVNDLQNYDLRETILLGGTWGLNGFLGMGNNGGDWGTHDIEHAVSAVYDIPHAGGLAILFPHWMRHTLKLNPARYAKLAVNVFGVDPEGKTDEVVANEGIDKLRAYWTAIGAPERLSYYGIDDSKVDIMAKKAAINGPLGRYAQLSEEEVRSILVASL, via the coding sequence ATGAAGGAATTTGTTTTTCAAAACCCTGTTAAATTGATTTTTGGTAAAAACTCCATAACAAAGCTTGCGCAGGAATTATCGGCTTATGGCAATAGGATTCTCATTGTATATGGTGGAGGGAGCATTAAAAGGAATGGTCTTTACGATGAGTTGGTGGAAATTCTGAAGGAAGAACAAAAGGAAGTGTTTGAACTTGCAGGCGTGGAGCCGAATCCACGTGTCAGCACTGCAAGGAAAGGGGCGGCACTTTGTAAAGAGCATAATATTGATTTTATATTGGCAGTCGGAGGCGGCTCTGTCATTGATTGTACGAAGTTAATTGCGACAGCTGCAAAATATGATGGCGATCCGTGGGATTTTGTCATTAAAAAAGATTCCCCAAAAGATGCAATTCCATTTGGGACGATTTTGACGTTGGCGGCAACTGGTTCTGAAATGAATGCTGGCTCCGTTATTACTAATGAAGAAACAGAAGAGAAGTACGGGTGGGGAGGACCATTCAACTTCCCGAAATTCTCTATACTGGATCCGACTTATACGCTTTCCTTGCCTAAAGACCAAACCGTTTACGGCATTGTTGACATGATGTCACACATTTTTGAGCAGTATTTCCATAGCGCAACGAATACACCGCTTCAGGACGAATTGTGTGAAGGGGCTTTGCGGGCAATCATGGCAGCAGGTGAAGAACTCGTTAATGATCTGCAGAACTATGACTTGCGTGAAACAATCCTATTAGGCGGAACTTGGGGATTGAATGGATTTTTAGGCATGGGGAATAATGGCGGTGACTGGGGAACGCATGATATTGAACATGCCGTGTCGGCAGTTTACGATATTCCTCACGCGGGAGGATTGGCGATTCTATTCCCACATTGGATGAGACATACGCTAAAGCTGAATCCAGCTCGTTATGCAAAGTTGGCAGTCAACGTCTTTGGAGTGGATCCAGAGGGGAAAACAGATGAGGTTGTTGCCAATGAGGGTATTGATAAACTGAGGGCGTATTGGACAGCTATTGGTGCACCTGAACGTTTATCGTATTACGGCATCGATGACTCAAAGGTCGACATCATGGCGAAGAAGGCTGCAATCAATGGACCTCTAGGCAGATACGCGCAATTGAGTGAGGAAGAAGTGAGATCCATATTGGTGGCTTCGTTATAA
- a CDS encoding DUF378 domain-containing protein yields MVQKLALAITIIGALNWGVVGLFSFDVVAQLADGHAQPFARFFYIIVGISGLISLGLLFDAMRENEVEHVAVAEPEEI; encoded by the coding sequence TTGGTTCAAAAACTAGCGCTTGCCATTACTATTATAGGTGCATTGAATTGGGGAGTCGTCGGTCTGTTCAGCTTTGATGTCGTTGCCCAACTTGCCGACGGTCACGCCCAACCGTTCGCCCGATTCTTTTATATTATCGTAGGGATTTCCGGACTCATTTCGTTAGGGTTGCTTTTTGATGCGATGCGAGAGAATGAGGTGGAACACGTCGCTGTAGCGGAGCCTGAAGAAATATAA
- a CDS encoding Glu/Leu/Phe/Val family dehydrogenase, producing MTENLNLFTSTQVVIKEALDKLGYDEGMYDLLKEPIRMVEVRIPVRMDDGKVKVFTGFRGQHNDAVGPTKGGVRFHPAVTADEVRALSMWMTLKAGIVDLPYGGGKGGIICDPREMSMGELERLSRGYVRALSQVMGPTKDIPAPDVFTNAQIMAWMMDEYSRIDEFNSPGFITGKPIVLGGSQGRDRATAEGVTIIINEAAKKRGIDMKGARIVIQGFGNAGSFLSKFLHDAGAKVIGISDAYGALHDPDGLDIDYLLDRRDSFGTVTTLFDNTITNSELLELDCDILVPAAIENQITEKNAHDIKATIVVEAANGPTTSEATKILTDRGILLVPDVLASAGGVTVSYFEWVQNNMGYYWTEEEVREKMTKKMVDAFENVYNVASTRNIDMRLAAYMIGIRKTAEASRFRGWA from the coding sequence ATGACTGAAAACCTGAATCTGTTTACGTCTACACAAGTTGTCATTAAGGAAGCACTTGATAAACTAGGCTATGATGAAGGAATGTACGATCTTCTGAAAGAACCAATCCGTATGGTGGAAGTTAGAATCCCTGTCCGCATGGATGACGGGAAAGTGAAAGTATTCACTGGTTTCCGCGGTCAACATAACGATGCGGTCGGTCCAACGAAAGGCGGCGTCCGTTTCCATCCAGCGGTTACTGCTGATGAAGTACGCGCGTTGTCAATGTGGATGACATTGAAAGCGGGAATTGTCGATTTGCCATATGGCGGCGGTAAAGGCGGAATCATCTGCGACCCGAGAGAAATGTCCATGGGTGAACTAGAACGTTTGAGCCGTGGGTATGTACGAGCATTGAGCCAGGTAATGGGACCGACTAAGGATATTCCAGCACCGGACGTTTTCACGAATGCTCAAATCATGGCTTGGATGATGGATGAATATAGTAGAATTGATGAATTCAACTCTCCTGGTTTCATTACAGGTAAACCGATTGTTCTTGGAGGTTCTCAAGGACGTGACCGTGCAACTGCTGAAGGTGTAACGATCATTATTAATGAAGCGGCGAAAAAGCGTGGAATCGATATGAAAGGTGCACGGATTGTCATCCAAGGATTCGGAAACGCAGGAAGCTTCCTATCCAAATTCCTTCATGATGCAGGTGCAAAAGTAATCGGGATTTCCGATGCTTATGGCGCACTTCATGATCCGGACGGATTGGACATCGACTATCTATTGGATCGTCGGGATAGCTTCGGAACGGTTACAACACTTTTCGATAACACGATCACGAATAGTGAACTATTGGAATTGGATTGTGATATCCTCGTTCCAGCAGCTATTGAAAATCAAATTACTGAAAAGAACGCTCATGATATTAAGGCGACAATCGTTGTTGAAGCTGCAAATGGTCCAACGACATCTGAAGCTACGAAAATTCTTACAGATCGAGGAATCCTCCTTGTGCCTGACGTTCTAGCAAGTGCTGGCGGCGTAACAGTTTCCTACTTCGAATGGGTTCAGAACAATATGGGTTATTACTGGACAGAAGAAGAAGTTCGCGAAAAAATGACGAAGAAAATGGTTGACGCGTTCGAAAACGTATATAATGTTGCGTCAACAAGAAATATAGACATGCGTCTAGCTGCATATATGATCGGAATCCGCAAAACTGCGGAAGCATCAAGATTCCGCGGCTGGGCTTAA
- a CDS encoding ornithine--oxo-acid transaminase, with product MSVSEKIISQTNKYGANNYHPLPIVISEAEGVWVKDPEGNKYMDMLSAYSAVNQGHRHPRIIQALKDQADKVTLTSRAFHNDQLGPWYELICKLSGKDMTLPMNTGAEAVETAIKAARRWAYDVKGVEENKAEIIGCNGNFHGRTMTAVSLSSEAEYKRGFGPMLPGIKLVDFGDLKALEEAITPNTAAFIIEPIQGEAGILIPPAGYMKAAYELCKKQNVLFIADEIQAGLCRTGKMFACEWEGFEPDMYILGKALGGGVFPISCVAANKDILGVFNPGSHGSTFGGNPMACAVSIASLEVLQDENLADKSLELGNYFIEQLKKINHPSIKEVRGRGLFIGVELTEAARPYCEQLKELGLLCKETHDTVIRFAPPLIISTEELDWALDKINKVFAS from the coding sequence ATGTCGGTTTCTGAAAAGATCATTTCACAAACGAATAAATACGGGGCGAACAATTACCATCCACTGCCAATTGTCATTTCTGAAGCGGAAGGTGTTTGGGTTAAGGATCCAGAGGGGAATAAATACATGGATATGCTTTCCGCGTATTCGGCAGTGAACCAAGGACACCGCCACCCGAGAATTATCCAGGCATTGAAGGATCAGGCGGATAAAGTAACGTTGACTTCACGCGCATTCCACAACGACCAACTTGGCCCGTGGTATGAATTGATATGCAAACTGTCCGGGAAAGACATGACATTGCCGATGAATACTGGGGCTGAGGCTGTTGAAACAGCTATTAAAGCGGCCCGTCGCTGGGCATATGACGTCAAAGGCGTTGAGGAGAATAAAGCTGAGATTATCGGTTGCAACGGAAATTTCCACGGGCGTACGATGACAGCGGTCTCCCTCTCATCTGAAGCGGAATATAAGCGCGGTTTCGGTCCGATGCTTCCAGGCATCAAATTGGTGGATTTCGGTGATTTGAAAGCATTGGAAGAAGCGATCACTCCGAATACAGCAGCATTCATCATCGAACCGATCCAAGGGGAAGCGGGTATTCTTATTCCACCTGCGGGTTATATGAAAGCAGCTTACGAACTTTGTAAAAAACAAAACGTCCTATTTATTGCCGATGAAATTCAGGCAGGTCTTTGCCGTACAGGTAAAATGTTTGCTTGTGAGTGGGAAGGCTTCGAACCCGATATGTATATTCTAGGGAAAGCATTAGGCGGCGGAGTGTTCCCGATTTCTTGCGTCGCAGCGAACAAAGATATCCTCGGAGTGTTCAATCCAGGTTCCCACGGCTCGACATTCGGTGGAAATCCAATGGCGTGTGCTGTCTCAATCGCTTCTTTGGAAGTTTTGCAGGATGAGAATCTTGCAGACAAATCACTTGAACTAGGAAATTACTTCATTGAACAATTGAAGAAAATCAACCATCCGTCAATCAAGGAAGTACGAGGACGCGGTCTGTTCATCGGTGTCGAACTGACAGAAGCGGCACGTCCTTATTGCGAACAGCTGAAGGAACTCGGGTTGCTCTGCAAAGAGACGCACGATACTGTCATCCGTTTTGCACCGCCTTTAATCATATCAACAGAAGAACTTGACTGGGCATTGGATAAAATTAATAAAGTTTTTGCAAGTTAA